A genomic segment from Janibacter sp. DB-40 encodes:
- a CDS encoding Gfo/Idh/MocA family oxidoreductase: MDPKRPHAHVPGMTLPSPRTPDPATAPGLRWGLLGAGGIASQMAFALRGTTQEVVAVGSRDEQRAQAFVAEHASDTRAHGNYASLVADPDVDVVYVATPHSEHLEHALLAIAAGKHVLVEKPMAPTADEARQIVAAAREAGVFCMEAMWTRFLPHIDVLRQVLELGLLGEVSTVLADHGIRLWPDGPQRLSDPALAGGAMLDLGIYPLSFASLALGGLERVAGLGDLTDLGVDRRFAFVAQGPGGAVASLSTDMSASTPTTASVNGTWARLELETMFYMPTTMRLVGADGVVLDTMTGDPIEQHRGLRHEAVEVALRVAAGETESPVMPLEETVAILTVMDELLGSLRR, encoded by the coding sequence ATGGACCCAAAGCGCCCGCACGCCCACGTCCCGGGGATGACACTCCCCTCGCCACGCACCCCCGACCCCGCCACTGCGCCGGGCCTGCGGTGGGGCCTGCTCGGGGCGGGCGGGATCGCCTCGCAGATGGCCTTCGCGCTGCGCGGCACCACCCAGGAGGTCGTCGCCGTCGGGTCGCGCGACGAGCAGCGGGCGCAGGCCTTCGTGGCCGAGCACGCCTCCGACACCCGTGCCCACGGCAACTACGCCTCGCTCGTCGCCGACCCGGACGTCGACGTCGTCTACGTCGCGACCCCGCACAGCGAGCACCTCGAGCACGCGCTGCTGGCGATCGCCGCGGGCAAGCACGTCCTCGTCGAGAAGCCGATGGCTCCCACCGCCGACGAGGCCCGGCAGATCGTGGCCGCCGCCCGTGAGGCCGGCGTCTTCTGCATGGAGGCGATGTGGACCCGGTTCCTGCCGCACATCGACGTGCTGCGGCAGGTGCTCGAGCTCGGGCTGCTCGGCGAGGTGAGCACCGTGCTCGCCGACCACGGCATCCGGCTGTGGCCGGACGGTCCGCAGCGCCTCTCCGACCCGGCCCTCGCGGGCGGGGCGATGCTCGACCTGGGCATCTACCCGCTGTCCTTCGCCTCGCTCGCCCTCGGTGGGCTCGAGCGCGTCGCGGGGCTCGGTGACCTGACCGACCTCGGCGTCGACCGACGTTTCGCCTTCGTGGCCCAGGGCCCCGGCGGCGCCGTCGCCTCGCTCTCGACGGACATGTCCGCGAGCACCCCGACGACGGCCTCGGTCAACGGCACGTGGGCCCGCCTGGAGCTGGAGACGATGTTCTACATGCCGACGACGATGCGTCTGGTCGGTGCCGACGGGGTCGTCCTCGACACGATGACCGGCGACCCGATCGAGCAGCACCGGGGCCTGCGCCACGAGGCGGTCGAGGTCGCGCTGCGCGTGGCCGCCGGCGAGACCGAGTCGCCGGTCATGCCGCTCGAGGAGACCGTGGCGATCCTGACGGTCATGGACGAGCTGCTCGGCTCCCTTCGCCGGTGA
- a CDS encoding class I SAM-dependent methyltransferase: MTGTIEPKTIDMSTIDMSRVGEFAQQVGGMLAGGATAAMMVLGDRVGLYAALAEAGPVASTELAERAGLAERYVREWLSQQAAVGFVLYSPEGETFTLPPEHAAVLATDDSPASMIGAAPTITGMHRRIDQLAEAFRTGGGIPWGEQDPTTFEAAERFFRVGYRNNLVSEWIPALTGVEDKLRQGARVIDVGCGHGAPMLLLAEAFPRSTFVGYDAHAGSVAVARQRAAEAGLADRVRFEVGHCHGYPDEGVDVITFFDAFHDLGDPVGAAAHARRALADDGTLVLVEPRAGDDLATTLATVPLAPISLAASTFMCTPNSLSQPVGLALGASAGQRTLREVLEQAGFATIRLAAESDFNTVMEASPAP; the protein is encoded by the coding sequence ATGACCGGAACCATCGAACCGAAGACGATCGACATGAGCACGATCGACATGAGCAGGGTGGGCGAGTTCGCCCAGCAGGTCGGCGGGATGCTCGCCGGCGGGGCCACCGCAGCGATGATGGTGCTCGGGGACCGGGTGGGGCTGTACGCGGCCCTGGCCGAAGCCGGGCCCGTGGCGTCGACCGAGCTGGCCGAGCGGGCCGGGCTGGCCGAGCGGTACGTCCGGGAGTGGTTGTCCCAGCAGGCAGCGGTGGGTTTCGTGCTGTACTCGCCGGAAGGCGAGACCTTCACGCTCCCGCCCGAGCACGCGGCCGTCCTGGCCACGGACGACTCGCCGGCGAGCATGATCGGGGCCGCTCCGACGATCACCGGGATGCACCGGCGCATCGACCAGCTCGCGGAGGCCTTCCGGACCGGGGGCGGCATCCCGTGGGGTGAGCAGGACCCGACCACCTTCGAGGCGGCCGAGCGGTTCTTCCGCGTGGGGTACCGCAACAACCTGGTCAGCGAGTGGATCCCTGCCCTGACCGGCGTCGAGGACAAGCTCCGGCAGGGGGCGAGGGTCATCGACGTGGGCTGCGGTCACGGCGCCCCGATGCTGCTGCTGGCCGAGGCCTTCCCGAGGTCGACGTTCGTCGGCTACGACGCGCATGCCGGGTCGGTGGCGGTCGCCCGGCAGCGGGCCGCCGAGGCGGGTCTGGCCGACCGCGTGCGTTTCGAGGTGGGCCACTGCCACGGGTACCCGGACGAGGGTGTCGACGTCATCACCTTCTTCGACGCCTTCCACGACCTGGGCGACCCCGTGGGCGCGGCGGCGCACGCCCGGCGGGCGCTGGCCGACGACGGGACACTCGTGCTCGTGGAGCCGCGGGCCGGCGACGACCTCGCCACGACCCTGGCCACCGTGCCGCTGGCGCCGATCAGCCTCGCGGCCTCGACCTTCATGTGCACGCCCAACTCCCTCTCCCAACCCGTCGGGCTGGCCCTGGGCGCGTCGGCGGGCCAGCGCACCTTGCGCGAGGTGCTCGAGCAGGCCGGGTTCGCCACCATCAGGCTTGCCGCGGAGAGCGACTTCAACACCGTCATGGAGGCCTCACCGGCCCCCTGA
- a CDS encoding sulfotransferase family 2 domain-containing protein — translation MPVFRQDERKFLFVHIPKTGGSSIEKAFADVGYRTLYRDGRVGPASWSGIRRCTPQHMHREMLEMILRVDQFDGVFTVVRDPLARIRSEYLWRHRHDDFGVDGRSVEKWTARTLRRYGKDPFIFDNHIRPQVDFLLDRALVFRFEDGLDAMAATLNKKWKLGLPEELPRLREGATATKYSSRDVEVTDRTRRLVTDFYRDDYERFGYRA, via the coding sequence ATGCCCGTCTTCCGCCAGGACGAACGCAAGTTCCTCTTCGTCCACATCCCCAAGACCGGTGGCTCCAGCATCGAGAAGGCCTTCGCCGACGTCGGGTACCGGACGCTCTACCGCGACGGCCGCGTGGGACCGGCTTCGTGGAGCGGCATCCGCCGGTGCACGCCGCAGCACATGCACCGGGAGATGCTGGAGATGATCCTGCGGGTCGACCAGTTCGACGGCGTCTTCACCGTCGTGCGTGACCCCCTGGCGCGGATCAGGTCGGAGTACCTCTGGCGGCACCGGCACGACGACTTCGGCGTCGACGGCCGGTCCGTCGAGAAGTGGACCGCCAGGACCCTGCGCCGGTACGGCAAGGACCCCTTCATCTTCGACAACCACATCCGCCCGCAGGTCGACTTCCTGCTCGACCGCGCCCTGGTCTTCCGCTTCGAGGACGGGCTGGACGCGATGGCCGCCACGCTGAACAAGAAGTGGAAGCTCGGTCTGCCCGAGGAGCTGCCCCGCCTGCGCGAGGGTGCGACGGCGACGAAGTACTCCAGCCGGGACGTCGAGGTCACCGACAGGACGAGGCGGCTCGTGACGGACTTCTACCGCGACGACTACGAGCGCTTCGGCTACCGCGCCTGA
- a CDS encoding amino acid ABC transporter ATP-binding protein, whose amino-acid sequence MSANPRPGGTPAIAVRDLHKSFGKNEVLKGIDFHVDQGEVVCVIGPSGSGKSTLLRCVNRLEEPTSGTILVEGVDITDPETNLEQVRTRIGIVFQQFNLFPHLNVLRNLTLAQKRVKGRKTAEAQEVARRNLEKVGMAGRENAYPAQLSGGQQQRIAIARALSMDPDMMLFDEPTSALDPELVGDVLEVMRTLANEGMTMMVVTHEMGFAREVGDRLVFMDDGVVVEQGDPREILSNPQESRTQDFLSKVL is encoded by the coding sequence GTGAGCGCGAACCCACGTCCCGGCGGGACTCCCGCCATCGCCGTGCGGGACCTGCACAAGTCCTTCGGCAAGAACGAGGTCCTCAAGGGCATCGACTTCCACGTCGACCAGGGTGAGGTCGTCTGCGTGATCGGCCCCTCCGGGTCGGGCAAGTCCACGCTGCTGCGCTGCGTCAACCGTCTCGAGGAGCCCACGAGCGGGACGATCCTCGTCGAGGGCGTCGACATCACCGACCCGGAGACCAACCTCGAGCAGGTCCGCACCCGGATCGGCATCGTCTTCCAGCAGTTCAACCTCTTCCCGCACCTGAACGTCCTGCGCAACCTCACCCTGGCCCAGAAGCGGGTCAAGGGGCGCAAGACGGCCGAGGCGCAGGAGGTCGCGCGCCGCAACCTCGAGAAGGTCGGCATGGCCGGCCGGGAGAACGCCTACCCCGCGCAGCTCTCCGGTGGTCAGCAGCAGCGCATCGCCATCGCGCGGGCGTTGTCCATGGACCCGGACATGATGCTCTTCGACGAGCCGACCAGTGCGCTCGACCCCGAGCTCGTCGGCGACGTCCTCGAGGTCATGCGCACGCTGGCCAACGAGGGCATGACGATGATGGTCGTCACCCACGAGATGGGCTTCGCCCGCGAGGTCGGTGACCGCCTCGTCTTCATGGACGATGGCGTCGTCGTCGAGCAGGGCGACCCCCGGGAGATCCTGTCCAACCCGCAGGAGTCGCGCACCCAGGACTTCCTGTCCAAGGTGCTCTGA
- a CDS encoding bifunctional UDP-sugar hydrolase/5'-nucleotidase — MPITSRGASLLAGASATIALVASGGAAHAADPVDPGGIDPALTAVNLLNINDFHGRIDGDGTGALGKTVACTIESAKSALGEEETMLLSSGDNIGASPFVSSSQQDTPTIEFLDALEMRASAVGNHEFDGGFADLTGRVADTADFDYLGANVYAAGTTTPALDEYSIQSINGLDVAVIGAVTRETSSLVSPAGITEIEFGDPVAAVNRVAAQLSDGDAANGEADVVLAEYHEGATAGTTLEEQVAAGGAFADIVSNTSGEVDAIFTGHTHQEYAWDAADPDGGTRPVIQSGSYGDPVGQVQLGYDPATGEVTEYSATNLPTLESFDTCAGDPEFDAAASIVDAAVADAEVIGREVVGTVSDDITTAVPVDDDRDDRMRESTLGNLTADIWLDAMNREGRPGADIGIMNPGGLRDELYYAPTRQEAPGEVTFAEAAAINPFANTLMTVDVTGEQFVRVLEQQWQPADASRPFLKLGVSENVSYTWDPDAPEGERITSVTVDGAPIDPAGTYTVTSGSFLLSGGDNFTVLAEGSNRTDSGLIDTDAFVDYFESREVVEPDFAKRAVAVDDQPRELVAGEEVSFTASGFDLTSVDAPTNTEVEVLVGETSVGTFPITTGLIEGLPTRNGSAEITFTVPELVGDATVTLVASPSGTTATFPVTVAAGEAERPGRGNADERPGKGNRLGDRPGKGRDGDRPGKGNDTEVRPGQGNNR; from the coding sequence ATGCCCATCACCTCACGGGGTGCGTCGCTGCTCGCCGGTGCGAGCGCGACCATCGCGCTCGTCGCCAGCGGCGGCGCCGCCCACGCCGCAGACCCGGTCGACCCGGGCGGGATCGACCCCGCACTCACGGCCGTCAACCTGCTCAACATCAACGACTTCCACGGCCGCATCGACGGCGACGGCACCGGCGCCCTCGGCAAGACCGTCGCCTGCACCATCGAGTCGGCCAAGTCGGCGCTCGGTGAGGAGGAGACGATGCTGCTGTCCTCGGGCGACAACATCGGGGCCTCCCCCTTCGTCTCCTCCTCGCAGCAGGACACCCCGACGATCGAGTTCCTCGACGCGCTCGAGATGCGGGCCAGTGCCGTCGGCAACCACGAGTTCGACGGCGGCTTCGCCGACCTGACCGGCCGGGTGGCCGACACGGCCGACTTCGACTACCTCGGCGCGAACGTCTACGCGGCCGGCACGACCACCCCGGCGCTGGACGAGTACTCGATCCAGAGCATCAACGGGCTCGACGTCGCCGTCATCGGTGCCGTCACCCGGGAGACGTCCTCGCTCGTCTCGCCGGCCGGCATCACCGAGATCGAGTTCGGCGACCCGGTCGCGGCCGTCAACCGGGTCGCCGCGCAGCTGAGCGACGGCGACGCCGCCAACGGCGAGGCCGACGTCGTCCTCGCCGAGTACCACGAGGGCGCCACCGCCGGCACGACCCTCGAGGAGCAGGTGGCGGCCGGGGGCGCCTTCGCCGACATCGTGAGCAACACCTCCGGGGAGGTCGACGCGATCTTCACCGGGCACACCCACCAGGAGTACGCGTGGGACGCCGCCGACCCGGACGGCGGAACCCGCCCGGTGATCCAGTCCGGCTCCTACGGCGACCCCGTCGGGCAGGTCCAGCTGGGCTACGACCCCGCCACCGGCGAGGTGACCGAGTACTCCGCGACCAACCTGCCCACCCTCGAGTCCTTCGACACCTGTGCCGGTGACCCCGAGTTCGACGCGGCCGCGAGCATCGTCGACGCCGCGGTCGCCGACGCCGAGGTGATCGGTCGGGAGGTCGTCGGCACGGTCTCCGACGACATCACGACCGCCGTCCCCGTCGACGACGACCGCGACGACCGGATGCGCGAGTCGACCCTGGGCAACCTCACCGCCGACATCTGGCTGGACGCGATGAACCGGGAGGGGCGTCCCGGAGCCGACATCGGCATCATGAACCCCGGCGGTCTGCGCGACGAGCTCTACTACGCGCCCACCCGCCAGGAGGCCCCCGGCGAGGTGACCTTCGCCGAGGCCGCGGCGATCAACCCCTTCGCCAACACGCTGATGACCGTCGACGTGACCGGTGAGCAGTTCGTCCGGGTGCTCGAGCAGCAGTGGCAGCCGGCCGACGCGTCGCGCCCCTTCCTCAAGCTGGGTGTCTCCGAGAACGTCTCCTACACCTGGGACCCGGACGCTCCGGAGGGCGAGCGCATCACCTCCGTGACGGTCGACGGGGCACCGATCGACCCGGCGGGGACGTACACCGTCACCTCCGGCTCCTTCCTCCTCAGCGGTGGTGACAACTTCACCGTGCTCGCGGAGGGGAGCAACCGCACCGACAGCGGACTGATCGACACCGACGCCTTCGTCGACTACTTCGAGTCGCGCGAGGTCGTCGAGCCGGACTTCGCCAAGCGCGCGGTCGCGGTCGACGACCAGCCGCGCGAGCTCGTCGCCGGTGAGGAGGTCTCCTTCACCGCCTCCGGCTTCGACCTGACCTCGGTCGACGCACCGACCAACACCGAGGTGGAGGTCCTCGTTGGGGAGACGTCCGTCGGGACCTTCCCGATCACCACCGGGCTGATCGAGGGGCTGCCGACGCGCAACGGCAGCGCGGAGATCACCTTCACCGTGCCCGAGCTCGTCGGGGACGCGACGGTCACGCTCGTGGCCTCACCGAGCGGGACGACGGCGACCTTCCCGGTGACGGTGGCCGCCGGCGAGGCCGAGCGCCCCGGCAGGGGCAACGCCGACGAGCGCCCCGGCAAGGGCAACCGACTCGGTGACCGCCCCGGCAAGGGCCGGGACGGTGACCGGCCCGGCAAGGGCAACGACACCGAGGTCCGACCCGGCCAGGGCAACAACAGGTAG
- a CDS encoding sterol carrier family protein, which translates to MAARRRIPVDTGRTALRAWAGAEEPAAVERATLATAVRYTMEELAERAPGRSVEVRVPPFAATQCVEGPVHTRGTPPAVVETDPQTWLALAVGDRTWSDAVDEGSVRVSGQRTDLSAHLPLTGEGSRAARP; encoded by the coding sequence ATGGCTGCACGACGGCGGATTCCCGTGGACACGGGCCGGACCGCCCTGCGCGCGTGGGCCGGTGCCGAGGAGCCGGCCGCCGTGGAGCGGGCCACCCTCGCGACCGCCGTGCGCTACACGATGGAGGAGCTCGCCGAGCGCGCTCCCGGCCGCAGCGTCGAGGTGCGGGTGCCCCCCTTCGCCGCGACGCAGTGCGTGGAGGGCCCGGTGCACACCCGCGGCACCCCACCGGCGGTCGTCGAGACCGACCCGCAGACGTGGCTGGCGCTCGCGGTCGGTGACCGCACGTGGTCCGACGCGGTCGACGAAGGGAGCGTCCGGGTCAGCGGTCAGCGCACCGACCTCTCCGCCCACCTGCCGCTCACCGGCGAAGGGAGCCGAGCAGCTCGTCCATGA
- a CDS encoding fused MFS/spermidine synthase, with the protein MAGIEFVPDEHGGVTVMRDGHPQSHVDVADPEHLVFEYVQHMAAAIDATFPGPDPIGVTHVGGAGLTLPRWVQATRPGSPQIVLEPDERLTAAVREELPLPRGHRIRVRPQLGRAGVAALKDASAHVVLVDAFDEGRVPADLQTVEFFAEVARVLRPDGFLAMNCPDEPGWRHVKDVVAGLLAVFGTFRGLTADGLRTSTNGEGVALVAMRDVMKGRRYGNTLLLASHRPIDADELRRQVGRWPFPSGVLAGAALTRRTNGGTPITDGDSRPSPVAPDPGTWRAR; encoded by the coding sequence GTGGCTGGGATCGAGTTCGTGCCGGACGAGCACGGCGGGGTGACGGTGATGCGCGACGGGCACCCGCAGAGCCACGTCGACGTCGCCGACCCGGAGCACCTCGTCTTCGAGTACGTGCAGCACATGGCGGCCGCGATCGACGCGACCTTCCCCGGCCCCGACCCGATCGGGGTCACCCACGTCGGCGGGGCCGGACTGACCCTCCCGCGATGGGTGCAGGCCACCCGGCCCGGCTCGCCGCAGATCGTGCTCGAGCCGGACGAGCGGCTCACCGCCGCGGTGCGCGAGGAGCTGCCGCTGCCGCGCGGGCACCGCATCCGGGTGCGCCCCCAGCTCGGACGGGCGGGGGTGGCCGCCCTCAAGGACGCGTCGGCGCACGTCGTCCTCGTGGACGCCTTCGACGAAGGGAGGGTCCCGGCCGACCTGCAGACCGTCGAGTTCTTCGCGGAGGTCGCCCGCGTCCTGCGCCCGGACGGTTTCTTGGCGATGAACTGCCCGGACGAGCCGGGGTGGCGGCACGTCAAGGACGTGGTCGCCGGGCTGCTGGCGGTCTTCGGTACGTTTCGAGGCTTGACCGCGGACGGCCTGCGCACCTCAACGAACGGGGAAGGCGTGGCGCTCGTGGCGATGCGCGACGTGATGAAGGGGCGGCGCTACGGCAACACCCTCCTGCTCGCCTCGCACCGGCCGATCGACGCCGACGAGCTGCGCCGGCAGGTGGGCCGGTGGCCCTTCCCCTCCGGTGTGCTCGCCGGGGCCGCACTGACCCGGCGCACCAACGGCGGCACGCCGATCACGGACGGCGACTCCCGCCCTTCGCCGGTCGCACCCGACCCGGGGACCTGGCGGGCCCGCTGA
- a CDS encoding basic amino acid ABC transporter substrate-binding protein encodes MRARLPLALLAASTLALTACGGSSDDSGGGGDDAGLGLIQSGTLTVCSDIPYPPFEFEEDGEYTGFDMDLMTEIASGLDLELEIKDVGFEGLQSGSALAAGTCDIGASAMTITEEREKNLDFSEPYYDSLQSLLVPEDSDITSIEDLAGKTVGVQQGTTGQKYAQENVPEDTETKAYPSDAELFPALQSGGVDAVLQDLPVNILHTDEGAFTIVEEYDTDEQYGFAVKEEGSEELLTAVDEELASLRDSGKYQEIYDTYFTEK; translated from the coding sequence ATGCGGGCACGACTTCCTCTCGCTCTCCTCGCAGCCTCCACGCTGGCCCTGACGGCCTGCGGCGGAAGCAGTGACGACTCCGGCGGCGGCGGCGACGACGCCGGTCTCGGCCTCATCCAGTCCGGGACCCTCACGGTGTGCTCCGACATCCCCTACCCGCCCTTCGAGTTCGAGGAGGACGGCGAGTACACCGGCTTCGACATGGACCTGATGACGGAGATCGCCTCGGGGCTCGACCTCGAGCTGGAGATCAAGGACGTCGGCTTCGAGGGTCTGCAGAGCGGGTCCGCGCTGGCGGCCGGCACCTGCGACATCGGCGCGAGCGCCATGACGATCACCGAGGAGCGGGAGAAGAACCTCGACTTCTCCGAGCCGTACTACGACTCGCTCCAGTCGTTGCTCGTGCCCGAGGACTCCGACATCACGTCCATCGAGGACCTCGCCGGCAAGACCGTCGGTGTCCAGCAGGGCACCACCGGTCAGAAGTACGCCCAGGAGAACGTCCCCGAGGACACCGAGACCAAGGCCTACCCGAGCGATGCCGAGCTCTTCCCGGCACTTCAGTCCGGTGGCGTCGACGCCGTCCTGCAGGACCTCCCGGTGAACATCCTGCACACCGACGAGGGCGCCTTCACCATCGTCGAGGAGTACGACACCGACGAGCAGTACGGCTTCGCCGTCAAGGAGGAGGGCAGCGAGGAGCTGCTCACGGCGGTCGACGAGGAGCTGGCCTCGCTGCGCGACAGCGGCAAGTACCAGGAGATCTACGACACGTACTTCACCGAGAAGTGA
- a CDS encoding HAD family phosphatase, which produces MSAVGSGWLVVFDCDGVLVDSERLNIQTWTAMMIDAGVDFTEDDAVQTFVGKAYADNRVTMAEMTGAVPDPEWERRWRAEFARSHERLEPIEGAREAVVAVQDVGHAVCVASGSIRRAIGSKLTTAGLVDLFPEEARFSAEQVEHGKPAPDVFLAAAESMGFVPDRCVVVEDSKAGVEAARAAGMRVVGYLSDITPDNWLEDSDAIIADMADLPSVIARLTHT; this is translated from the coding sequence GTGAGCGCGGTGGGCTCGGGCTGGCTGGTGGTCTTCGACTGCGACGGCGTGCTCGTCGACAGCGAGCGACTCAACATCCAGACGTGGACCGCGATGATGATCGACGCCGGAGTCGACTTCACCGAGGACGACGCCGTGCAGACCTTCGTCGGCAAGGCCTACGCCGACAACCGGGTCACGATGGCCGAGATGACCGGAGCGGTCCCGGACCCCGAGTGGGAGAGGCGGTGGCGTGCCGAGTTCGCGCGCAGCCACGAGCGTCTCGAGCCGATCGAGGGCGCGCGGGAGGCCGTTGTCGCCGTCCAGGACGTCGGGCACGCGGTGTGCGTCGCCTCGGGATCGATCCGGCGGGCCATCGGCAGCAAGCTGACCACCGCCGGTCTGGTCGACCTGTTCCCCGAGGAGGCCCGTTTCAGTGCCGAGCAGGTCGAGCACGGCAAGCCGGCCCCGGACGTCTTCCTCGCGGCCGCCGAGTCGATGGGTTTCGTGCCCGACCGGTGCGTCGTCGTCGAGGACAGCAAGGCCGGTGTGGAGGCCGCGCGGGCGGCCGGGATGAGGGTCGTCGGGTACCTCAGCGACATCACGCCCGATAACTGGCTCGAGGACTCGGACGCGATCATCGCCGACATGGCCGACCTGCCCTCGGTCATCGCGCGCCTGACCCACACCTGA
- a CDS encoding amino acid ABC transporter permease, which yields MKPSTRRRLFRGTLYAIFVVAVVLVLLAADWEAARDSFLDAGSAQASWPAIVTTAAKNTVLYTFIAFLGGLVLGLLLALMKLSPVAPYRWVSTAYIELFRGLPALLVIFGFAFAVPVAFDWRPPGGSVGAGLLALIIVSAAYIAETIRAGIQAVPKGQVEAAKSLGMSPTWTMISVVLPQAFRIITPPLTNELVIIIKDTSLLFIAGMALGDRELTTFARDMVSQTASATPLLMAAAGYLIITLPLTQLVAYMERRQKMGQ from the coding sequence GTGAAACCCTCCACCCGCAGACGCCTGTTCCGCGGAACCCTGTACGCCATCTTCGTGGTGGCGGTGGTCCTCGTCCTCCTCGCGGCCGACTGGGAGGCCGCCCGCGACAGCTTCCTCGACGCGGGCTCGGCGCAGGCCTCCTGGCCGGCGATCGTCACCACGGCGGCCAAGAACACCGTCCTCTACACGTTCATCGCCTTCCTCGGCGGACTGGTGCTCGGCCTGCTCCTGGCCCTGATGAAGCTCTCGCCGGTCGCGCCCTACCGCTGGGTGTCGACGGCCTACATCGAGCTTTTCCGCGGGCTGCCGGCCCTGCTGGTGATCTTCGGCTTCGCCTTCGCCGTCCCGGTCGCCTTCGACTGGCGGCCCCCGGGCGGCAGCGTCGGTGCCGGCCTGCTGGCCCTGATCATCGTCTCGGCGGCCTACATCGCCGAGACCATCCGCGCCGGCATCCAGGCCGTCCCGAAGGGGCAGGTCGAAGCCGCGAAGTCGCTGGGCATGAGCCCGACCTGGACGATGATCTCGGTCGTGCTGCCGCAGGCCTTCCGGATCATCACGCCACCACTGACCAACGAGCTGGTCATCATCATCAAGGACACCTCGCTGCTCTTCATCGCCGGGATGGCGCTCGGGGACCGCGAGCTGACGACCTTCGCCCGCGACATGGTCTCGCAGACCGCCAGCGCGACCCCGCTGCTCATGGCGGCCGCGGGCTACCTGATCATCACGCTGCCGCTGACCCAGCTGGTGGCGTACATGGAACGACGTCAGAAGATGGGACAGTGA